The Methylomonas montana DNA window TATTCAAGGACTTATGCGGTAATTCATGGGATCTCATACAACCCAACAACAACAACAGGAGTTGGCAACAGTGAATCCTAACTCGGTAGTCGAAAGGGACGCCAATCAAGCGGCGGCTCTCCGGTTTTTCCGCCTCGCGCGGCGCTCCTCACTTACACGTTGTAGCCAATCGCAAATACGTTCATGGATAATCATCGCACTACAGCAAGACAGTTACCTGCACGCGCCTGAGGGTGTAGGTAGGTCGAAACTGGCCGCAAGCTCTGAGAAGCTCTTGGGTGTCCCAATGACTGATCGCAATTGGAGAACGGTATGCAAAGTCATGGAAATGGCAGGAAAGTGAGCGCGACACTAAACTCTGCGGTCAATCGGACGCTACGCGATAAAGCCGCGCAATGCCGGTTAGCTCTACGCTAGGCCATGCCTACATCGTTCGCCATGGACGCTTCGGGTGCTTGGAAATACCTCGCCGCATGGTTCGTCATGCTGCTTGTTTCAATAGCAAATGGTGCCGCTCGCGACCTCAGCTATGGCAAATACATGAGTGAGCTTGCCGCGCATCAAGTGTCGACGGCGACCAGCGTTCTGTCGCTCGGGGCCGTTATCTGGGTATTCCTTCGCTTTTACCCGCCGTGTTCCGCTCGCCACGCCATTACCATTGGCCTGGCGTGGGCCGCACTTACCGTGGCATTTGAATTTCTCTTCTTCCATTTTATCGGCGGACACTCTTGGTCCGAATTGCTCGCGAATTACAACATTTTCGAGGGGCGAGTCTGGGTCGTTGTCCTACTCTGGGTTGCCGTTGCACCCTATGTTTTCTTTCGTTTCCGCTGCTTGGCCTAGCCGTTCGGCCAATCGGACGCCCGGCAAGCTGCATTGGCCTGACTCTCAGCGCTGCGGTCGCCACATCTATGCCTTCGCGAAAAACGAGCGGCAAATCGAATTGGGAGGTCGTTGACGATGAGTTACGGAGGCGTTACTTGCTCAAGTCGCGTGGCATTATTCAAGAGGGTGTCACTTGTATGCAGTCCGGTTGTCAAAAATCCGCACTCAAAGGCGTTGCCTTTAGCCTTGATCGCTTTTACACATGGGATGGCGAGAGTAATGTGCTCTAATATGGCGCTCGGCTTGCGTTAGGGGGGCGAATGTCGGAGACATTTGTATATCGGCTACTTGCCGATCTGGTGCTGTTGTTGCACGCGGCCTTGGTGGTGTTTGTGGTTGGCGGACTTGCGATAATCGTCGCCGGCAACCTGCTGGCTTGGCGCTGGGTCAATGCTTTGTGGTTTAGATTGGCGCATCTTGGCGTAATCGCCATCGTGGTAGCGGAGTCCTGGTTCGGGTTGGTTTGCCCGCTCACGTCTCTGGAAATGTGGCTGCGGGCAAAGGCTAAAGGTGGTGCTTACGTCGGCAGCTTCGTTGCGCATTGGTTGCGGAGCGTTCTTTTCTATGAGGCGCCGGCATGGGTTTTTACTGTCGTCTACTCGCTATTCGGTTTGTTGGTCGTCGCCGCTTGGCGGTTGTTTCCGCCTCGGTTCGGGCGGAACCGCCATGAAGATTTCTGAATCAATCCGTTGCGAGTTTCAGCAGCAAGGTGGCAATTTTGGCGCCAGCGGGTAACAATGGGGTTCGGTGAATAATAAGAAAAAAGGGGGACGGATGTCGCTAAATAAAATCACGCTGGATGATCGCGAACTGTATTGCGAAGACGACGAATCATTGCTTGACGCCTTAATACGCGCAAACGTGGAAATTGCGCACAATTGCCGCCAAGGCCGTTGTCATAATTGCTTGGTGCGTTGTTTACAGGGTACACCGCCGCCAGGGGCGCAAAAAGGCTTAAGGGAAGCGTTACGCCATCAAAATTATTTTCTGGCTTGTCGGTGTTTCCCGCAGCAAGATGTGGCCATCAGCCTGAAGCCAGTTGAGGATTGTTTTACTGAAGCGACGGTGATCGGCAAGCGATTATTGAATATCGATACGATGTTGGTAAGCGTACGCTGTAAAGCCGCGCTGGATCATTACGCTGGGCAATTTGTGAACTTAAAGCGGGGCGATGGCTTGACGCGTAGCTACGCGATAGCCAATAGCCGCATTCATGGCGAAAAATTGTCGTTCCATATCCGCCGTTTGGCTGGAGGCCGCTTTAGCGAATGGGTGCATCAAGAGCTAAACATCGGCGACAGCATAGCGGTATCCGAACCGCAAGGACTTTGCTACTACTGGCCGGGCGATAAAAACCAGGGCCTGCTGTTGATCGGCACCGGTAGCGGACTGGCGCCCTTGGCCGCTATCGCCGCCGAAGCGCTGCATCAGGGCCACGCTGGCCCTGTCCATCTTTATCATGGCGGCGGGGAAATGGATGGGTTGTATTGGATAGATGAAATGATGGAGATGGCCAGTCAATATGCCAATTTTCATTATACGCCTTGCGTATCGCGAGGCGATGCGCCGGCCGGCGTAGCCGCGGGCAGAGCCAACAATGTGGCTATGGCGGACATGCCCAGCTTGAAAGGCTGGCGGGTGTATTTGTCCGGCCATCCGGAAATGGTCGACGAAACCAAGCGCATGGCCATGCTGAAAGGCGCATGGAATCAGGATATCTACACCGAAGCGTTTCACTTCGCTTCGTCGACCTTGGATTGACTACATACGCATGGCGTAAGGAATCGCCGCCCTCGTGCTTGATACACCGGCAAGCTTAATTTCAATCGGCTAAACCTCCCCAGCTTATGCCCGCTTATTGCGATTGTTATGTGACAACAATCGTGGCAGCGCGGCTTTGTTTCTCAATTTTCGACCTCCATTCCTCTGATGCCCGCGATCCGCTGATTCAGGCTAATCAGCGCAATGGCCCTTCGCGCCGCCAAAACTGCACCAAAAGAGCCATTTTCTGCAATGCAATGCTTGTTTTATATTTCTAACGTCGTGTTTGGCGTTGCTGCGCCGGACCGGCGAGTACGCTGAAAACATTTCGTGGCGCGGCGCACCGAATCCCAAATACCTATGCAGGAGAAACATATCATGAACAAAACCTTGAGACAGGCGCTGGCGATGGCCTGGATGATCGGCGTAGTCAACGTGGCGCAAGCAAC harbors:
- a CDS encoding DUF2784 domain-containing protein, with product MSETFVYRLLADLVLLLHAALVVFVVGGLAIIVAGNLLAWRWVNALWFRLAHLGVIAIVVAESWFGLVCPLTSLEMWLRAKAKGGAYVGSFVAHWLRSVLFYEAPAWVFTVVYSLFGLLVVAAWRLFPPRFGRNRHEDF
- a CDS encoding 2Fe-2S iron-sulfur cluster binding domain-containing protein, which gives rise to MSLNKITLDDRELYCEDDESLLDALIRANVEIAHNCRQGRCHNCLVRCLQGTPPPGAQKGLREALRHQNYFLACRCFPQQDVAISLKPVEDCFTEATVIGKRLLNIDTMLVSVRCKAALDHYAGQFVNLKRGDGLTRSYAIANSRIHGEKLSFHIRRLAGGRFSEWVHQELNIGDSIAVSEPQGLCYYWPGDKNQGLLLIGTGSGLAPLAAIAAEALHQGHAGPVHLYHGGGEMDGLYWIDEMMEMASQYANFHYTPCVSRGDAPAGVAAGRANNVAMADMPSLKGWRVYLSGHPEMVDETKRMAMLKGAWNQDIYTEAFHFASSTLD